A stretch of the Dehalococcoidales bacterium genome encodes the following:
- a CDS encoding DnaJ domain-containing protein has translation DYVKDFIRRSFGEQAVPEAMDILKGLKDKEINIYEVGGQIKQYMNYSQRMQLLHYLVGLAQCDGDVCSDELKMLREIASAIGVNTSDSESIFSMFGQNLESAYSVLEIDRNASDDQVKRAYKKLAIKHHPDKVASLGPDVQKAAEEKFKKIQMAYEKIKKERGIV, from the coding sequence GGATTATGTTAAGGATTTTATAAGGAGATCTTTTGGAGAGCAGGCAGTACCGGAGGCGATGGATATTCTGAAGGGACTTAAAGATAAGGAAATAAATATTTATGAAGTAGGTGGACAGATAAAACAGTATATGAACTATTCTCAAAGGATGCAATTGCTTCATTATCTTGTAGGTCTGGCACAATGTGATGGGGATGTATGCTCTGATGAGTTAAAAATGTTGCGTGAAATAGCCTCTGCAATTGGCGTAAATACATCTGATAGTGAGTCGATATTTTCTATGTTTGGACAAAACCTTGAATCAGCATACAGTGTTCTTGAAATTGATAGAAATGCGAGTGATGATCAGGTAAAAAGAGCTTATAAAAAACTTGCCATTAAGCATCACCCTGATAAAGTAGCCTCTTTGGGGCCTGATGTTCAAAAGGCGGCTGAAGAAAAATTTAAGAAAATTCAGATGGCATATGAAAAAATTAAAAAAGAACGTGGCATTGTTTAA
- a CDS encoding DUF5606 domain-containing protein — protein sequence MKTDLKKVLSVSGQPGLFLYLSQAKNGVIVESLVTKQRTSFGVNSRVTTLADISIYTNEDELPLKEVLIKMINKLGEESAPSGKSDEKVMKAFFEEVLPDYDRDRFYVSHMKKVLDWYNILKQYASLEFAEEEESSEDIIKEDKPKKGTKNVETTKKSTKASPNKAANSAAIKSTKTVQRKAN from the coding sequence ATGAAGACAGATTTAAAGAAAGTTTTATCGGTATCAGGACAACCGGGGTTGTTTTTATACCTTTCACAAGCTAAAAACGGTGTGATTGTTGAGTCTCTTGTTACAAAACAGAGAACTTCATTTGGTGTCAATTCGAGAGTGACAACTCTTGCGGATATATCAATTTATACTAATGAAGATGAATTACCTCTTAAGGAAGTTCTGATCAAAATGATAAACAAACTTGGTGAAGAATCTGCGCCATCAGGCAAGTCGGATGAAAAAGTGATGAAAGCGTTTTTTGAAGAGGTACTGCCTGATTATGACAGAGATAGATTTTATGTTTCTCATATGAAGAAAGTTCTTGACTGGTACAATATTTTAAAACAGTATGCATCTTTAGAATTTGCTGAGGAAGAAGAGTCGTCTGAAGATATAATCAAGGAAGATAAACCTAAAAAAGGGACTAAGAACGTAGAAACCACAAAGAAATCCACCAAGGCATCTCCAAACAAAGCTGCCAATTCAGCTGCAATTAAGAGCACTAAAACTGTGCAAAGAAAAGCCAACTAG
- the rimO gene encoding 30S ribosomal protein S12 methylthiotransferase RimO, which yields MRRVQLISLGCSKNRVDSEHILKQISAGKFEISPEGEDLTKAGVDTVIINTCGFIKDAKEESIETIFSAVDAKKKGYISKIFVFGCLSQRYRDELVKSIQEVDGFYGTLDNGSLLNALGITFREDLALQRCLTTPNHYAYLKISEGCDRTCSYCSIPIIRGPHHSVHMEDIIQEAKNLAAMGVKELIVIAQDTTYYGLDIYKKRCLGKLLEKLVQIDGIEWIRIHYSYPAGFPDDVLEIMAGSEKICKYIDIPLQHSSDKVLSMMRRSVDGRETRELVEKFRKMVPGVVLRTTMIVGHPGEGKKDLKNLLDFVKEYKFERLGAFTYSEEEGTYGALNFKDNISRLVKQERYDTLMEVQAAISNAYNNSRIGSVEKVLVDSFSKDISCNNVLVARSQKESPEVDGEILIGGDSLSGIFVPQNIIGNFVNVKIIGANEYDLLADLI from the coding sequence GTGAGACGTGTTCAGCTTATTTCTTTGGGGTGCTCAAAAAACAGGGTAGATTCGGAACATATACTGAAACAAATAAGTGCCGGTAAATTTGAAATATCTCCTGAAGGTGAAGATTTGACAAAAGCGGGAGTAGATACAGTCATAATAAACACTTGTGGCTTTATTAAAGATGCCAAAGAGGAATCAATAGAAACCATTTTTTCTGCCGTCGATGCAAAGAAAAAAGGTTATATCAGTAAAATTTTTGTTTTTGGTTGTCTTTCACAACGTTATAGAGATGAGTTGGTAAAATCAATTCAGGAGGTGGATGGATTTTACGGGACGCTTGATAACGGTAGTCTGTTAAATGCCTTGGGAATTACTTTCAGAGAAGATTTGGCCTTACAACGTTGTCTTACAACGCCGAATCATTATGCTTATTTGAAAATTTCTGAGGGGTGTGATAGAACATGCTCTTATTGTTCTATTCCTATCATCAGGGGGCCACATCACTCTGTACACATGGAAGATATTATACAAGAGGCTAAGAATCTTGCTGCAATGGGGGTAAAGGAGCTTATTGTCATTGCTCAAGATACTACTTATTATGGACTTGATATATACAAGAAAAGGTGTTTAGGGAAACTGTTAGAGAAACTTGTTCAAATTGATGGTATTGAATGGATCAGAATTCATTATTCCTATCCTGCCGGATTTCCTGATGATGTTCTTGAAATAATGGCAGGTTCAGAAAAAATTTGCAAGTATATAGATATACCTCTTCAACATTCTTCAGATAAAGTACTTTCTATGATGAGAAGATCTGTTGATGGAAGGGAAACCAGAGAGTTGGTTGAGAAATTTAGAAAAATGGTTCCTGGTGTGGTACTTCGCACTACAATGATAGTTGGACATCCTGGAGAAGGAAAGAAGGATCTTAAAAATCTTCTCGATTTTGTTAAAGAATACAAATTTGAGAGATTAGGAGCTTTTACTTATTCAGAAGAAGAGGGAACATATGGAGCTTTAAATTTTAAAGACAATATATCCAGACTTGTAAAGCAAGAGAGATATGACACTTTGATGGAAGTGCAGGCCGCCATTTCTAATGCCTATAATAATTCGCGTATCGGTTCTGTTGAAAAGGTTCTGGTTGATTCTTTTTCAAAGGATATTTCCTGTAATAATGTGCTGGTTGCACGAAGTCAAAAAGAATCTCCTGAAGTTGACGGTGAGATTCTAATTGGGGGAGATTCTCTTTCCGGGATATTTGTTCCTCAAAATATAATTGGTAATTTTGTTAATGTTAAAATAATTGGAGCCAATGAATACGATTTGTTGGCAGACTTGATATAG